A window of the Fuscovulum sp. genome harbors these coding sequences:
- a CDS encoding aminotransferase class I/II-fold pyridoxal phosphate-dependent enzyme, which yields MNSQDHRIKLIAKARYAAERRSSTASAQSVAFHATPFDQLVQYRNLEKMRMASSIMGIENPFFRSHAGRASNKTEIAGREVINFASYDYIGLNSDPRPVAQAHAALDRYGVSPSASRLVAGERPVHAALEAALARHYGTAAAIVFVSGHATNVATIGELMGEGDLILHDAYIHNSVQIGARLSGAARRSFAHNDMSALEALLEENRFRARNALIVVEGLYSMDGDTPPLAELVALKRKYGCWLMVDEAHSLGVVGARGRGSFEAAGVNPDDVDIWMGTLSKTLAASGGYVCGNAALIDILKSNASGFVYSVGLAPALAASATEALAILNAEPERVSRLQANAKLFLKLAAEAGLDTGLAEPYAVVPVMVGDSMLAAKLSERILARGVNALPIIFPAVPMQSARLRFFISSLHEESDLRTAVQVVAEELERLCEEEFHNRLPAHLLSI from the coding sequence ATGAATTCGCAAGATCATAGAATCAAGCTGATCGCCAAGGCGCGCTATGCCGCGGAGCGGCGCAGTTCAACGGCGAGTGCGCAGTCCGTGGCCTTTCACGCGACGCCGTTCGACCAGCTGGTCCAGTATCGCAATCTGGAAAAGATGCGTATGGCCAGCAGTATCATGGGCATCGAGAACCCGTTCTTTCGCAGCCATGCAGGCCGTGCATCGAACAAGACCGAGATCGCCGGGCGTGAAGTGATCAACTTCGCGTCCTATGATTACATCGGGCTGAACAGTGATCCGCGACCGGTGGCGCAGGCGCATGCCGCGCTGGACCGCTATGGGGTATCGCCGTCGGCAAGCCGGTTGGTGGCGGGCGAACGCCCCGTTCATGCCGCGTTGGAGGCAGCGTTGGCGCGCCATTATGGCACGGCGGCGGCCATCGTCTTTGTGAGTGGCCATGCCACCAATGTGGCCACGATCGGGGAGTTGATGGGTGAGGGGGATCTGATCCTTCACGATGCCTACATCCACAATTCGGTTCAGATCGGCGCGCGGCTGTCGGGCGCAGCGCGGCGCAGTTTCGCCCATAACGACATGTCCGCGCTGGAGGCCCTGCTGGAGGAGAACCGGTTTCGGGCGCGCAACGCCCTGATCGTGGTCGAAGGATTGTATTCCATGGACGGGGATACGCCGCCCTTGGCCGAACTGGTGGCGTTGAAGCGCAAGTATGGCTGCTGGCTAATGGTGGATGAGGCGCATTCCCTTGGCGTTGTCGGCGCGCGGGGGCGTGGGTCTTTTGAGGCGGCTGGTGTGAATCCGGATGACGTGGATATCTGGATGGGCACCTTGTCGAAGACGCTGGCCGCATCGGGGGGGTATGTCTGTGGAAACGCGGCGCTGATCGATATTCTTAAGTCGAACGCGTCGGGGTTTGTCTATTCGGTGGGGCTGGCCCCGGCCCTTGCCGCATCGGCCACCGAGGCGCTGGCCATTCTGAACGCAGAGCCGGAGCGGGTGAGCCGTTTGCAGGCCAATGCGAAACTGTTCCTGAAACTCGCGGCTGAGGCCGGGCTGGATACGGGGCTGGCCGAGCCCTATGCCGTGGTTCCCGTCATGGTGGGGGATTCCATGCTGGCGGCCAAACTGTCGGAGCGGATCCTTGCGCGGGGCGTGAATGCGCTGCCGATCATCTTTCCGGCAGTGCCGATGCAATCCGCGCGGCTCCGGTTTTTCATTTCATCGCTGCATGAGGAAAGCGATTTACGAACGGCTGTTCAGGTTGTGGCGGAAGAGTTGGAGCGGCTGTGTGAGGAAGAGTTTCACAACCGGTTGCCGGCGCATCTGTTGTCGATCTGA
- a CDS encoding glycosyltransferase family 1 protein translates to MTFVAYDVTRLFLGPISRTPRGIDRIDLLLAQHFFGTQPDLTVGVLPTPWGVRTYDSRRVLRGLDRLQGLWAEKGRAEDDRALHWLRSRILGRQMGPAPQVGKLTPLQKVQRIGAMIGATGFSFGRSVTASLPQDAAYLNVGQISLALESMFRWLDRRPDVRAAMMLHDVIPLEHPDLVARTSVQFHDRMVKTTARHADGVIVTTQSAKAAVLQALRREERMDIPSLAAMLPLDPGFDVLTRPDPELASRSYFVVCGAIEPRKNLALLLEVWRDLVARLGPATPHLAVVGTPNFRGDEILAAFAACEATTPFIHVASGLSTPGLAVLISGARALLMPSLAEGFGLPILEARALGCPVIASDIPAHREVMGPNGTLLPPQDVAGWAEAVLAARNATHRPARRAAAELQAARQGFVAMIEAFLTEAPQLAQPVARRAG, encoded by the coding sequence GTGACCTTTGTCGCCTATGATGTGACGCGGCTGTTTCTTGGCCCGATCAGCCGGACGCCGCGCGGGATTGACCGGATCGACCTGCTTTTGGCGCAGCATTTCTTTGGCACGCAACCGGATTTGACCGTCGGCGTTCTGCCCACGCCCTGGGGGGTGCGGACCTATGACAGCCGGCGTGTTCTGCGGGGACTGGACCGGTTGCAGGGGCTGTGGGCGGAAAAGGGCAGGGCCGAGGATGACCGGGCGCTGCACTGGCTGCGCAGCCGTATTTTGGGACGGCAGATGGGGCCCGCCCCGCAGGTGGGCAAGCTGACGCCGCTGCAAAAGGTGCAGCGGATCGGGGCGATGATCGGAGCCACCGGGTTTTCCTTTGGGCGGTCGGTGACGGCATCGCTGCCGCAGGATGCGGCTTATCTGAATGTGGGGCAGATCAGCCTTGCGCTGGAATCCATGTTCCGCTGGCTTGACCGGCGGCCTGATGTGCGGGCGGCGATGATGTTGCATGACGTGATCCCGCTGGAACATCCTGATCTGGTGGCGCGGACGTCGGTGCAGTTTCACGACCGGATGGTGAAGACCACGGCGCGGCATGCGGATGGTGTGATCGTGACGACGCAATCGGCAAAGGCGGCTGTTTTGCAGGCGCTGCGGCGGGAGGAGCGGATGGACATTCCAAGCCTTGCCGCGATGCTGCCTTTGGATCCGGGGTTTGATGTGCTGACGCGTCCTGATCCGGAACTGGCGAGCCGATCCTATTTCGTGGTCTGCGGTGCCATAGAGCCGCGCAAGAACCTTGCTCTTTTGCTGGAGGTTTGGCGCGATCTGGTGGCGCGGCTTGGGCCAGCGACGCCACATCTGGCCGTGGTGGGCACCCCGAATTTCAGGGGGGACGAGATTTTGGCGGCTTTCGCGGCCTGTGAGGCGACGACGCCGTTCATCCATGTTGCATCTGGCCTGTCCACGCCGGGGTTGGCGGTGCTGATCTCCGGGGCGAGGGCCCTGCTGATGCCATCGCTGGCCGAGGGGTTTGGTTTGCCGATCCTGGAGGCGCGGGCGTTGGGATGCCCGGTGATTGCATCGGATATCCCGGCGCATCGCGAAGTGATGGGGCCAAACGGGACATTGCTGCCCCCGCAGGATGTGGCGGGATGGGCAGAGGCGGTGCTGGCGGCACGCAACGCCACGCATCGCCCCGCGCGGCGGGCGGCGGCCGAATTGCAAGCAGCGCGGCAAGGCTTTGTGGCGATGATCGAAGCATTCCTAACCGAGGCGCCGCAACTGGCCCAACCGGTCGCACGGAGAGCGGGATGA
- a CDS encoding CDP-alcohol phosphatidyltransferase family protein, producing MIERKQASLLSRHEREVLRWLALRLPFWVTPDRLTGFGVFGAVVCLVGYLASAVSVHWLWLANLGLLFHWFGDSLDGTLARVRRIERPNYGFYLDQTIDVVGNLVIALGVGLSPWVRMDSALFMLTAYHMLSIHSFVLSVVTRRFHIDVMGFGPTEMRLGIILMNLAILISGAEPFPLLGLWITWCDVLICWAALVMMCVFVILLYREANVQRARDRRDQGL from the coding sequence ATGATCGAGCGCAAGCAGGCGAGCCTTCTGTCCCGGCATGAACGGGAAGTGCTGCGCTGGCTGGCGCTGCGCCTGCCGTTCTGGGTGACGCCGGACCGTCTGACGGGCTTTGGCGTGTTCGGGGCGGTGGTGTGTCTGGTGGGATACCTTGCCTCGGCTGTGTCGGTGCATTGGCTCTGGCTGGCGAACTTGGGGCTATTGTTTCACTGGTTCGGCGATTCCCTTGATGGGACGCTGGCTCGGGTGCGCCGGATCGAGCGGCCCAATTACGGGTTCTATCTGGACCAGACGATTGACGTGGTGGGCAATCTGGTGATTGCGCTGGGCGTAGGGCTTTCGCCCTGGGTGCGGATGGATTCCGCGCTGTTCATGTTGACGGCCTATCACATGCTGTCGATCCACAGCTTTGTTCTGAGCGTGGTGACGCGGCGTTTTCATATCGACGTGATGGGGTTCGGGCCGACGGAAATGCGCCTTGGCATCATTCTGATGAATCTGGCCATTCTGATTTCCGGGGCCGAGCCGTTCCCGCTTCTGGGCCTTTGGATCACGTGGTGTGATGTTTTGATCTGTTGGGCGGCGCTGGTGATGATGTGCGTCTTTGTGATCTTGCTGTATCGCGAGGCCAACGTGCAGCGCGCGCGTGACCGGCGTGATCAGGGGCTTTGA
- a CDS encoding SDR family NAD(P)-dependent oxidoreductase, producing MQTLITGRACRLPGANDPKAFADSLFAGSDLVTEIPRERWSRSAFLHPQPGVRGKSYTFAAGVLDDIWSFDASVFAISTREASQMDPQQRVLLQVVWEALEDAGLPPERLAGQNVGVFVGASTMGYGARLAHDPLTADAYMMTGNTLSLVSNRVSHALDLRGPSLTVDTACSSSIFALALAQQAMDRGEIDTAIVAGVNILLDPSHFVGFSAARMLSPTGRCRPFSAQADGYVRSEGAVALVLERKRAADILPRAAYAAILGVATNSDGRTVNVALPSMEGQRGLIAGLYDAAGVDPATLAFVEAHGTGTQAGDPIEATALGLALGQHRDRALPVGSVKSNIGHLEPASGVAGMLKALIAFERRCYPRTLHADEVNPNIDWDGLNLALVPESLPLSGEGVLRAGVSSFGFGGTNAHVILEQVEAVAAPVAPVAGKEPPILLTSAASAESLGKLLGAWSDRLAAKSGAATEMAAYTAADLAQEAAQARAFRPTLPLRAAVLCDDAGRAARAMTKAAGGQASPRVITGRSMLREAPTAFVYSGNGSQYAGMGRAALATDKAYATAMRRIDRLFKGLSGWSIIEALNSPTLEQDLRDCAVAQPLLFADQMALTNALAARGFVPAAVMGHSGGEVAAACASGALSLEQALLLIHQRSLSQKPLRGRGAMAALSVSMEEAVESLAAFGGRIEIATENSPRHVTLVGTPEAIDAYVTFARREKRWACVKLPIDYPYHASAQDEVLETLARSLDGLKCRAARIPFFSSVLGHAVRGEELTTDYWCANVRQMVRFRDAMNSLKDAGFEAFMEVGPAPVLTSYMTACLGNDVADAAILHSFEKQDTPDVNPVRRTLARAMVHGARIAPGPLMPEPLRFDRDLPRYPWTNEIHRTDVTPAIDAHFGSGADYHRLLGIRDVEDGTSWRVDMDLGTLPEMADHRIGADVLLPAMGFAEMATLAAQRGLKTDRIELRDLDIAAPLVLTMGNLVTVRVSALLAQSVVSIESRGRGADAVWRDHMRARFFAAQPVADLRRFEGGPSEQGDLSGEVLYEAAREIGLNYGPGFRRVQHVRCLSADRVEVVLSPGEAFNAKEEGFALDVIGADAVFHGIIGAMMQSPRFGGQWAYVPVRIGRMILTQPGVQIASGDIRIRRAGQRSLLADFTFFDAEGDEIARMDGVRFQVASRLRGLNLAQHGFRMETVPISEPVSTPSLTLAEAQDLARAASLTPEDDAFFFLEGVALQVAHEGAVALCDAAGRIRFADMSGPDDTELVQGVTGGLAPTAYAAAVLGILERAELAQRSDAGWQLTMAEDDIPPVDALLRVLLADRPDLGPETALLARLSETLPALLCASQTDAEATFGRGALLNFFEGSIFVERRQSFLISLVRKLAARWPEGRGFRIAEVSDGRAQLLPRLLTLDEAKAAAFWEVQADCFGDAAAGQAMPPDRVEVVGATVEALAEAPLFHVILLPATLGKARNPDELMKRLISRLAPGGRIIALEPRPSDFCDLVLGLDRDWFADVPGLETPISRLMGADDLVRIVRKAGLETVQAAELPDGMGGATLLVAEVAQTSRLPVGSAPLRAAIRAVVMDEPGDTAGEQSASELAPAPVKDRVAGLRHMRPDGQENVVVLWFDPEPSAQPADRMAARLLILRDLLESAKGNLARMIAIVPGGSGQAVAGRALPEQVAIWAALRSAQNEYPRFRVFCIDPVPELTGPNLANRVAGVVAQGHGETELVLTADAAHGLRLMQGLKGAIAPPGSGHRAVLSAPVWSGIDEISWQSCPRRAPQAGEIEVEVAATGLNYRDVMWSMGLLPEEALEKGFAGPTIGIECSGRVVALGEGVTGFAIGDKVAVFGPNSFASHVTVAADLAAPLPEGIDLSAAATLPVAFFTAHYALVHLAQLSAGETVLIHSGAGGVGLAAIQIALAQGARVIATAGSGVKRGVLSRMGVQHVLDSRSLAFADEVMRLTEGRGADVVLNSLAGKAMEASLFCTAPFGRFIELGKQDFYANTAVGLRPMKENIAYFGVDVDQLIMGRPDLFRRLFAEMMRGFANGTLRPLPFRAFDGEQAVEAFRLMQKSGHLGKIVVRPRAPAGLPQSAAVARYAADPMGAHVIVGGLGGLGIEIARWLVRRGARHLVLLGRTASPTGEAAAWIDRSRAAGVSVELMACDVADEAALGAVLEDIRTRAPIAGIVHSAMLLQDMPMKDLTPAVLEQGLAAKVSGGANLDRLTRQDDLGYFVLLSSISTLIGNHGQSAYVAANAYLEGIARARRDAGLCGLALGLGAISDAGYLTRDSGKAALVKRMSGHVQMTARDVTAALDRLLQEGATSEAVVHVTPMRWGATSAALKTMTGPSFRLLRSLGRREGESADTENLRDTLLSLPRAKAEERLSAFLLGRIAHILHVSEKAVSIRRPITELGMDSLMGVELGLTLQESLGSDLPVTAVSDGLSIAQISDRIVTHLHEASRTDPALSANQSLIQQHINSDVAQRPAPAGGPTASIAPFRRVPPKTAKQGFPA from the coding sequence TTGCAAACCCTCATTACCGGGCGGGCCTGTCGCCTTCCGGGGGCAAATGACCCAAAGGCATTTGCCGACTCGCTTTTTGCGGGCAGCGATCTGGTGACCGAAATTCCGCGGGAGCGGTGGTCGCGGTCGGCATTTCTGCATCCGCAGCCGGGAGTGCGCGGGAAATCCTATACGTTCGCAGCGGGTGTGCTGGACGACATCTGGTCTTTTGATGCGTCTGTCTTTGCGATTTCCACCCGCGAGGCATCGCAAATGGACCCGCAGCAGCGAGTCCTTTTGCAGGTTGTCTGGGAGGCGCTGGAGGATGCGGGCCTGCCGCCCGAACGGCTGGCGGGGCAGAACGTGGGGGTGTTCGTCGGGGCATCCACCATGGGTTATGGCGCGCGGCTTGCCCATGATCCATTGACGGCGGACGCCTATATGATGACGGGCAACACCTTGTCATTGGTGTCGAACCGGGTATCGCATGCGCTGGACCTGCGCGGCCCCAGCCTGACGGTGGATACGGCCTGTTCGTCATCGATCTTTGCACTGGCGTTGGCGCAGCAGGCCATGGACCGGGGCGAGATCGATACCGCGATTGTGGCAGGTGTGAATATCCTGCTGGACCCCAGCCATTTCGTAGGGTTCTCGGCTGCGCGGATGCTGTCGCCGACGGGGCGCTGTCGCCCGTTTTCGGCACAGGCCGATGGATATGTGCGGTCCGAGGGCGCGGTTGCGCTGGTGCTGGAACGCAAGCGGGCGGCTGACATCCTGCCCCGCGCTGCCTATGCCGCCATCCTTGGCGTGGCCACCAACAGCGACGGGCGGACTGTGAATGTCGCACTGCCGTCGATGGAAGGGCAGAGGGGGCTGATCGCGGGTCTTTATGATGCGGCAGGGGTCGATCCTGCCACGCTTGCCTTTGTCGAGGCGCATGGGACGGGAACGCAGGCCGGTGATCCGATCGAGGCGACGGCGCTGGGTCTTGCGCTGGGCCAACACCGCGACAGGGCGCTGCCGGTTGGTTCGGTGAAATCGAATATCGGCCATCTGGAACCTGCGTCGGGTGTGGCGGGGATGTTGAAGGCGCTGATCGCCTTTGAGCGCAGATGCTATCCCCGGACTTTGCATGCCGACGAGGTCAATCCCAATATCGATTGGGACGGGTTGAACCTGGCGCTGGTGCCGGAAAGCCTGCCCTTGAGCGGTGAAGGTGTTTTGCGCGCGGGGGTCAGTTCGTTCGGGTTTGGCGGGACGAATGCCCATGTGATCCTGGAGCAGGTGGAGGCGGTGGCTGCCCCGGTGGCGCCGGTGGCCGGTAAGGAGCCGCCGATCCTGCTGACATCGGCGGCGAGCGCCGAGTCCTTGGGCAAGCTGTTGGGGGCGTGGTCGGACCGGCTGGCGGCAAAGAGTGGGGCTGCGACGGAAATGGCGGCCTATACTGCGGCCGATCTGGCGCAGGAGGCCGCGCAGGCACGGGCGTTCCGGCCGACCCTGCCGCTGCGGGCGGCTGTGCTGTGCGATGATGCCGGACGGGCCGCGCGGGCCATGACCAAGGCTGCGGGCGGGCAGGCAAGCCCGCGGGTGATCACAGGCAGATCAATGCTGCGGGAGGCGCCGACGGCGTTCGTCTATTCCGGGAACGGGTCGCAATATGCGGGCATGGGACGGGCGGCATTGGCGACGGACAAGGCCTATGCCACCGCGATGCGGCGGATCGACCGGTTGTTCAAGGGATTGTCGGGTTGGTCCATCATCGAGGCGCTGAACAGCCCGACGCTGGAGCAGGACTTGCGGGATTGCGCCGTAGCGCAGCCCTTGTTGTTTGCGGATCAGATGGCCCTGACCAATGCCCTGGCGGCGCGGGGGTTTGTGCCTGCGGCGGTGATGGGCCATTCGGGGGGCGAAGTGGCGGCGGCCTGTGCCAGTGGCGCGCTGAGCCTGGAACAGGCGTTGCTGCTGATCCATCAACGGAGCCTGTCGCAAAAGCCGTTGCGTGGCCGGGGGGCCATGGCGGCGCTGAGCGTGTCGATGGAGGAGGCCGTTGAAAGCCTGGCCGCGTTCGGGGGCAGGATCGAGATTGCCACGGAGAACAGCCCCCGGCATGTGACGCTGGTTGGCACGCCCGAGGCGATTGATGCCTATGTGACCTTTGCGCGGCGCGAAAAGCGCTGGGCCTGCGTGAAGCTGCCGATCGACTATCCCTATCACGCCTCAGCGCAGGATGAGGTGTTGGAGACGCTGGCGCGGTCGCTTGACGGGCTGAAATGCCGTGCGGCGCGGATTCCGTTCTTTTCATCGGTTCTGGGACATGCCGTCAGGGGCGAGGAGCTTACGACCGATTACTGGTGCGCCAATGTGCGCCAGATGGTGCGGTTCCGCGATGCGATGAACAGCCTGAAGGATGCGGGTTTCGAGGCCTTTATGGAGGTGGGCCCTGCGCCGGTGCTGACCAGCTATATGACGGCCTGCCTTGGCAATGACGTGGCCGATGCGGCGATCCTGCACAGTTTCGAAAAGCAGGATACGCCGGACGTCAATCCGGTGCGGCGGACGCTGGCGCGGGCGATGGTCCATGGGGCGCGGATTGCGCCAGGGCCGTTGATGCCGGAACCCTTGCGGTTTGATCGTGATCTGCCGCGTTATCCCTGGACCAATGAAATCCACCGGACCGATGTGACCCCCGCGATTGATGCGCATTTCGGCAGTGGCGCGGATTACCACCGCCTGCTGGGCATACGGGATGTGGAGGATGGTACCTCGTGGCGGGTGGATATGGATCTTGGCACGTTGCCCGAGATGGCGGATCACCGGATTGGTGCCGATGTCCTGCTGCCGGCGATGGGATTTGCCGAAATGGCAACCCTTGCGGCGCAGCGGGGATTGAAGACCGACAGGATCGAGTTGCGCGATCTGGACATTGCCGCGCCGCTTGTCCTGACGATGGGCAATCTGGTGACGGTGCGGGTTTCGGCCCTGCTCGCGCAATCGGTGGTCAGCATCGAGAGCCGGGGGCGAGGTGCCGATGCCGTTTGGCGCGATCACATGCGCGCGCGGTTCTTTGCGGCGCAGCCGGTTGCAGATTTGCGCAGGTTCGAGGGCGGGCCATCGGAGCAAGGCGATCTGTCGGGTGAGGTTCTGTATGAGGCCGCGCGGGAGATCGGCCTGAATTACGGTCCGGGGTTCCGCCGGGTGCAGCATGTGCGCTGCCTGTCCGCCGACCGGGTGGAGGTTGTGCTGTCGCCAGGAGAGGCGTTCAACGCAAAGGAAGAAGGGTTCGCCCTTGATGTCATCGGCGCGGATGCGGTGTTCCACGGGATCATCGGGGCCATGATGCAATCGCCCCGATTTGGGGGGCAATGGGCCTATGTGCCGGTTCGGATCGGGCGGATGATCCTGACGCAGCCGGGCGTTCAGATTGCATCGGGTGACATCAGGATCCGCCGGGCGGGCCAACGGTCGCTGCTGGCGGATTTCACCTTTTTCGATGCGGAAGGTGATGAAATTGCCCGCATGGACGGCGTCCGGTTTCAGGTGGCCAGCCGGTTGCGTGGGCTGAACCTTGCGCAGCATGGGTTCCGCATGGAGACGGTTCCGATTTCCGAGCCGGTATCGACACCATCCTTGACCCTTGCCGAGGCGCAGGATCTGGCGCGCGCTGCAAGCCTGACGCCGGAGGATGACGCCTTTTTCTTTCTGGAAGGTGTCGCGCTGCAGGTTGCGCATGAAGGTGCTGTGGCGCTGTGCGATGCGGCGGGGCGCATCCGATTTGCAGACATGTCCGGGCCGGATGACACGGAACTGGTTCAGGGGGTGACCGGTGGTTTGGCCCCCACTGCCTATGCGGCGGCTGTCCTGGGCATTCTGGAGCGGGCAGAACTGGCCCAGCGGTCGGATGCCGGTTGGCAACTGACCATGGCAGAGGATGACATTCCCCCGGTCGATGCCTTGCTGCGGGTTCTGCTGGCCGACCGGCCCGACCTTGGCCCGGAGACGGCGCTGCTGGCACGTCTGTCGGAAACCTTGCCTGCGCTGCTGTGCGCCAGTCAGACCGATGCGGAAGCGACTTTTGGGCGCGGCGCGCTGCTGAACTTTTTCGAGGGGTCGATCTTTGTCGAGCGGCGGCAGTCCTTTCTGATTTCGCTCGTCCGGAAGCTTGCGGCGCGCTGGCCAGAGGGGCGTGGTTTCCGGATTGCCGAAGTCAGTGACGGGCGGGCGCAGCTGTTGCCGCGCCTGTTGACGCTGGACGAGGCGAAGGCCGCGGCGTTCTGGGAAGTGCAGGCGGATTGCTTTGGGGATGCGGCGGCGGGTCAGGCAATGCCGCCGGACCGGGTGGAGGTGGTGGGGGCTACGGTTGAAGCATTGGCCGAGGCGCCGCTGTTTCATGTGATCTTGCTGCCTGCAACGCTTGGCAAGGCGCGCAATCCGGATGAGCTGATGAAACGTCTGATCAGCCGGCTTGCCCCCGGCGGGCGGATCATCGCGCTGGAGCCGCGACCATCGGATTTCTGTGATCTTGTGCTGGGGCTGGACCGGGACTGGTTTGCCGATGTGCCGGGGCTTGAGACGCCGATTTCGCGCTTGATGGGGGCGGATGATCTGGTGCGGATCGTGCGCAAGGCAGGGTTGGAAACGGTGCAGGCGGCGGAACTGCCGGATGGAATGGGCGGGGCGACGCTGTTGGTTGCGGAGGTGGCGCAGACGAGCCGGCTTCCGGTTGGGTCTGCCCCGTTGCGCGCCGCGATCCGGGCGGTGGTGATGGATGAACCGGGCGATACGGCGGGCGAGCAATCGGCATCCGAATTGGCCCCCGCACCGGTGAAGGACCGGGTTGCCGGGTTGCGCCACATGCGGCCGGACGGGCAAGAGAACGTGGTGGTGCTGTGGTTCGATCCCGAACCTTCGGCACAGCCGGCAGACAGGATGGCGGCGCGTCTGTTGATCCTGCGCGATCTGCTGGAAAGCGCGAAGGGCAATCTGGCCCGCATGATCGCGATTGTTCCGGGCGGGTCCGGACAGGCGGTGGCGGGCCGCGCCTTGCCCGAACAGGTGGCGATCTGGGCGGCCTTGCGCAGCGCGCAGAATGAATATCCGCGGTTCAGGGTGTTCTGCATCGATCCTGTTCCTGAGCTGACCGGGCCAAATCTGGCCAATCGCGTGGCGGGCGTTGTGGCGCAGGGGCATGGCGAGACGGAACTTGTTCTGACGGCGGATGCGGCGCATGGCCTGCGGTTGATGCAGGGCCTGAAAGGGGCCATTGCGCCACCCGGCAGCGGGCACAGGGCGGTTTTGTCCGCGCCGGTCTGGAGCGGGATCGACGAGATTTCGTGGCAGTCCTGCCCGCGCCGCGCGCCGCAGGCGGGCGAGATCGAGGTCGAAGTAGCGGCGACCGGTTTGAACTATCGCGATGTGATGTGGTCGATGGGGCTGCTGCCGGAAGAGGCTTTGGAAAAGGGATTTGCGGGGCCGACCATCGGGATCGAATGTTCCGGCCGGGTTGTCGCCTTGGGGGAGGGCGTGACCGGCTTTGCCATTGGCGACAAGGTGGCGGTTTTCGGACCGAACAGCTTTGCGTCGCATGTCACGGTGGCGGCGGACCTTGCCGCGCCTTTGCCTGAGGGAATTGATCTAAGCGCGGCGGCGACATTGCCGGTGGCGTTCTTCACCGCGCATTATGCGCTGGTGCATCTGGCGCAGCTGTCAGCCGGTGAAACGGTTCTGATTCACAGCGGGGCGGGCGGCGTTGGATTGGCGGCGATCCAGATTGCGCTGGCGCAGGGCGCGAGGGTGATTGCCACCGCCGGGTCCGGTGTCAAACGGGGCGTGCTGTCGCGCATGGGGGTGCAGCATGTGCTGGATTCGCGCAGCCTCGCCTTTGCGGATGAGGTGATGCGCCTGACGGAAGGGCGCGGCGCGGATGTGGTGCTGAACTCTTTGGCCGGGAAGGCCATGGAGGCGAGCCTGTTCTGCACGGCGCCCTTTGGGCGTTTCATCGAACTGGGCAAGCAGGATTTCTATGCCAATACGGCGGTCGGCCTGCGCCCGATGAAGGAGAACATCGCTTATTTCGGCGTGGACGTGGATCAGCTGATCATGGGGCGCCCGGACCTGTTCCGCAGGCTGTTTGCCGAGATGATGCGCGGGTTTGCAAACGGCACGCTGCGGCCCCTGCCATTCCGTGCGTTCGATGGTGAGCAGGCGGTCGAGGCGTTCCGGCTGATGCAGAAATCGGGGCATCTGGGCAAGATCGTGGTGCGGCCACGGGCGCCGGCAGGGTTGCCGCAAAGCGCGGCGGTGGCGCGCTATGCGGCGGACCCGATGGGGGCGCATGTGATTGTCGGCGGGTTGGGCGGGCTGGGGATCGAGATTGCCCGGTGGCTTGTGCGGCGCGGGGCGCGGCATCTGGTTCTGCTGGGGCGGACGGCCAGCCCGACAGGTGAGGCTGCGGCCTGGATCGACCGGAGCAGGGCAGCCGGCGTGAGCGTTGAACTGATGGCCTGTGATGTTGCCGATGAGGCAGCGTTGGGCGCGGTTCTGGAAGACATCCGCACCCGGGCGCCGATTGCCGGGATCGTGCATTCGGCGATGCTGCTGCAAGACATGCCGATGAAGGATCTGACACCGGCGGTGCTGGAGCAGGGCCTTGCGGCCAAGGTCAGCGGCGGGGCCAATCTGGACCGGCTGACGCGGCAGGACGACCTTGGCTATTTCGTCCTGCTTTCGTCTATTTCGACGCTGATCGGGAACCATGGGCAATCGGCCTATGTCGCGGCCAATGCCTATCTGGAAGGGATCGCTCGGGCGCGGCGGGACGCGGGGCTGTGCGGGTTGGCGCTTGGCCTAGGGGCGATCAGCGATGCGGGGTATCTGACGCGGGACAGCGGCAAGGCGGCGCTGGTGAAGCGGATGTCGGGACATGTGCAGATGACGGCGCGCGATGTGACGGCGGCGCTGGACCGTCTGTTGCAGGAAGGGGCGACAAGCGAGGCGGTGGTGCATGTCACGCCGATGCGCTGGGGCGCGACGAGTGCGGCGCTGAAGACGATGACCGGGCCGAGTTTCCGGCTGTTGCGCAGTCTGGGGCGGCGTGAAGGGGAAAGCGCCGATACCGAAAACCTGCGCGACACGCTGCTGAGCCTGCCGCGCGCCAAGGCGGAAGAGCGGCTTTCGGCCTTTTTGCTGGGGCGCATCGCCCACATCCTGCATGTGTCGGAAAAGGCTGTCAGCATCCGGCGTCCGATCACGGAACTGGGGATGGATTCGCTGATGGGGGTGGAACTGGGGCTGACGCTTCAGGAAAGCCTGGGCAGTGACCTGCCGGTGACCGCCGTTTCCGATGGGCTGAGCATTGCGCAGATTTCGGACCGGATCGTGACGCATCTGCATGAGGCCAGTCGGACGGACCCCGCCCTGTCGGCAAACCAGTCCCTGATCCAGCAGCATATCAATTCGGACGTTGCGCAGCGACCGGCCCCGGCGGGTGGGCCAACGGCATCCATCGCGCCATTCAGGCGGGTGCCGCCCAAGACGGCAAAACAAGGGTTCCCGGCATGA